One segment of Bacteroides caecimuris DNA contains the following:
- a CDS encoding single-stranded DNA-binding protein has product MKKVVENSFAVTGFVGKDAEIRQFTTASVARFPLAVSRKEQNGEEYVSSFIYVEAWRKNDSTSFELLKKGKNITVKGFFKPDEWTDQQGVKHNRIIMAVTDFYEPVEKEEEKAPVASKKKKVKKAA; this is encoded by the coding sequence ATGAAGAAAGTAGTAGAAAATTCATTCGCAGTAACAGGTTTCGTTGGTAAGGATGCAGAAATCCGTCAGTTTACAACAGCAAGCGTAGCACGCTTCCCACTGGCAGTAAGCCGCAAGGAGCAAAACGGAGAAGAATATGTGTCATCTTTCATTTACGTGGAAGCCTGGCGTAAAAATGACAGCACTTCTTTTGAGTTGTTGAAGAAAGGCAAAAACATTACAGTCAAGGGATTTTTCAAACCCGACGAATGGACTGACCAGCAAGGTGTCAAACATAACCGTATCATCATGGCAGTCACCGACTTCTATGAGCCGGTGGAGAAAGAAGAAGAAAAAGCTCCTGTCGCTTCAAAAAAGAAGAAAGTCAAGAAAGCTGCTTAA
- a CDS encoding DUF6926 domain-containing protein: protein MERSIERVPTWALPYMANGDATGLKDKEIKMIDNLLRNRCIELVCPIADSVQGGMPPYYTKDPLFGKATEVEDCIVFYNI, encoded by the coding sequence ATGGAACGAAGTATCGAAAGAGTACCCACATGGGCATTGCCTTACATGGCTAACGGAGACGCCACAGGACTGAAAGACAAAGAGATTAAAATGATTGACAATCTATTGCGTAATCGGTGTATCGAACTGGTATGCCCCATTGCAGACAGCGTGCAAGGCGGTATGCCACCTTATTATACCAAAGACCCACTATTCGGCAAGGCAACCGAAGTGGAAGATTGTATCGTTTTTTATAATATCTAA
- a CDS encoding SLOG family protein, which translates to MAVALTGHRFIPYDKVPSLRQALRTVILEHYNRGIRIFYCGMAMGFDLLAAETALSMKEVYSDITLVAAVPYCGQCEKFTPYNKERYRNALTKADEVVILNESYVDGCFLQRNDYMLSCSACLIAYFDGVPKGGTYYTFKRARQRGMSIVNLF; encoded by the coding sequence ATGGCAGTGGCACTTACCGGCCACCGTTTCATACCCTACGACAAAGTACCTTCGCTTCGGCAAGCATTAAGGACAGTGATATTGGAACATTACAATCGAGGCATCCGCATATTTTACTGTGGCATGGCGATGGGCTTCGACCTGCTTGCCGCAGAAACAGCCTTATCCATGAAAGAAGTATATTCCGACATTACATTGGTTGCCGCCGTACCTTATTGTGGGCAATGCGAGAAGTTTACACCTTATAATAAGGAACGCTATCGTAACGCTCTTACCAAAGCGGACGAAGTTGTAATACTTAATGAGAGCTATGTCGACGGCTGTTTTTTGCAGAGGAATGACTATATGCTGTCATGTTCCGCTTGCTTGATAGCCTATTTTGATGGAGTACCCAAAGGAGGTACATACTATACCTTCAAGAGAGCCAGGCAGCGAGGTATGTCGATTGTCAATCTGTTTTAA
- a CDS encoding N-6 DNA methylase: MSYNKLKALEGNIEAISTALAIHEERRNATTAERETLSKFTGCGGIKEVLSIGTNTPIPDTMQEAVKRLLSVLSKAAKGNETLYRQLLQSLKSSVLTAFYTPTFLIQAVAKQIKDTFTANDLKMGTFLEPSASIGGFLPVGDMATHRTAFEKDLLTGLVLSALHPDTQVFIEGFETIDSQETEHNRFDVIASNIPFGDFRVFDNTFSKKGGIYAQASKTIHNYFFVKAVEKLNEGGILAFVTSRGIADTQGNQFVRDYLVHRCNLITALRLPDSLFMQTSGIEVGSDLLIFQKSGRKVTLTDREKLFMETTREIIPGSDQYTGHANKLFTLPKTALFTESRIQTNQYGEYVRKYRWQGEEADLQQTLSSMLKADFERFFRKNLFATPNKGIGGIQMSLFDCFNTNKAAQPNGEKRTYTGTLHKWMKNGTLVLFENQLGTLRYKQANCFSDMTVTFVPLKVSRINIERANDYFPIREAYFELTTKESEELAEYPKLREQLNKHYDTYVRKWGFFHHNDNKEFFSWDSLGMEVFTIEMQLGKDICKADIMHEPVAFKKIDTSIQLTPVEALASSLNYYGSVNMNYLVQTTGQTETELTEALAGEIFYNPLTDCWENKGKFLAGNVVEKCKEICTVLADLTGNAQKWAATSVEALGDATPELIPYEELDFNMGERWIPASIYASFAKNLFGVNTTVMYFDVNDTYIVSLQGHSPIAYNVYSIGSYNGEALFVHALHDTVPEITKEIMRNGESIRVPDEEAIQAASTKIQEIRRKFNEWLDYQPIAVRDELVRLYNERFNCYVRPHYDGSAQTFPNLSFEQFPYDDLYPSQKDAIWMIKQNGGGVCWHEVGAGKTMVMCVAAYEMKRLGMIQKPLIIGLKANVHEIADCFRKAYPTAKLLYPGKEDFTPANRQELFSKIKNNNWDCIILTHDQFSKIPQSEQTMLEICEQELQDVERSLEVLEESGMADNNKRLQKGLEKRQKNLNANLEALKEKLGEKKDDCVDFHAMGIDHIFIDESHYQNFYKFPVKLLNYLVIIYFAQ, encoded by the coding sequence ATGAGTTACAACAAGTTAAAAGCATTAGAGGGCAATATCGAAGCGATAAGCACAGCCCTTGCCATTCACGAGGAACGCAGAAATGCGACCACCGCAGAGCGTGAGACATTATCCAAGTTTACAGGCTGCGGAGGTATCAAGGAAGTATTGAGTATCGGAACGAACACCCCCATACCCGACACCATGCAGGAAGCCGTTAAACGCTTGCTCTCCGTCCTGTCAAAAGCGGCAAAAGGGAATGAAACACTTTACAGGCAACTCCTGCAAAGTCTGAAATCGTCCGTATTGACAGCTTTTTATACCCCGACATTCCTTATTCAAGCTGTAGCCAAGCAAATCAAAGACACTTTCACGGCAAACGACCTTAAAATGGGCACATTCTTAGAACCGTCCGCCAGTATCGGCGGTTTCCTACCAGTCGGAGATATGGCTACACATCGGACGGCTTTTGAGAAAGACCTGCTTACCGGACTTGTATTGTCCGCCCTGCATCCCGACACACAGGTATTCATCGAAGGATTTGAAACGATTGACAGCCAAGAGACGGAACACAACCGCTTTGACGTAATCGCTTCCAACATACCGTTTGGCGACTTCCGTGTGTTCGACAATACTTTTAGCAAAAAAGGCGGCATCTATGCACAGGCTTCCAAGACCATCCATAACTATTTCTTCGTGAAAGCCGTTGAGAAACTGAACGAGGGCGGCATATTGGCTTTCGTCACATCAAGAGGTATCGCTGACACACAAGGCAACCAATTCGTGCGTGACTATCTTGTACACCGTTGCAATCTGATTACGGCATTACGTTTGCCTGATAGCCTGTTCATGCAGACAAGCGGCATTGAAGTAGGCAGCGACCTGTTGATATTCCAAAAGAGCGGCCGTAAGGTAACGCTTACAGACCGTGAAAAGCTGTTCATGGAAACAACCCGAGAAATCATACCAGGTAGTGACCAATATACCGGACATGCCAATAAATTGTTTACTTTACCAAAAACCGCCTTGTTTACAGAAAGTCGCATACAAACCAACCAATATGGGGAATATGTGCGCAAATACCGCTGGCAGGGAGAGGAAGCCGATTTGCAACAAACCCTTTCCTCCATGCTGAAAGCCGACTTTGAGCGTTTTTTCAGAAAGAACCTGTTTGCCACACCAAACAAAGGCATTGGCGGTATACAAATGTCACTTTTTGATTGCTTTAATACCAACAAGGCGGCACAACCCAACGGGGAAAAACGCACGTACACAGGCACGTTGCACAAGTGGATGAAAAACGGCACGTTGGTACTCTTTGAAAACCAACTTGGCACACTCCGCTACAAACAGGCAAACTGTTTTTCCGACATGACCGTTACATTCGTACCTTTAAAAGTCTCCCGGATAAACATAGAGCGTGCCAACGATTATTTTCCTATCCGTGAAGCCTACTTTGAACTGACAACTAAAGAAAGCGAGGAACTGGCCGAATATCCGAAGCTAAGGGAACAACTCAACAAACACTATGATACTTATGTGCGCAAGTGGGGCTTTTTCCACCACAACGACAACAAGGAGTTTTTCTCTTGGGATAGTCTGGGCATGGAAGTATTCACGATTGAAATGCAACTCGGAAAGGACATCTGTAAAGCCGACATCATGCACGAGCCTGTTGCATTCAAGAAAATAGATACTTCCATTCAACTGACACCGGTAGAAGCATTGGCAAGCAGCCTTAACTATTACGGTTCGGTCAATATGAACTATCTTGTACAGACAACCGGACAGACCGAAACAGAACTGACAGAAGCCCTTGCCGGTGAGATATTCTACAATCCTTTGACGGATTGTTGGGAGAACAAAGGCAAATTCCTTGCAGGTAATGTCGTGGAGAAGTGCAAGGAGATATGTACCGTTCTTGCCGACCTGACAGGCAACGCTCAAAAATGGGCGGCTACATCTGTCGAGGCTTTGGGAGATGCGACCCCCGAACTTATTCCGTATGAAGAACTTGACTTTAATATGGGTGAGCGTTGGATTCCGGCAAGTATTTACGCTTCCTTTGCCAAAAACCTGTTCGGGGTAAACACAACGGTGATGTATTTTGATGTGAACGACACCTATATTGTCTCTTTGCAAGGCCATTCTCCCATTGCCTATAATGTCTATTCGATTGGAAGCTATAACGGGGAAGCCCTGTTCGTCCACGCCCTGCACGATACGGTTCCGGAAATCACCAAAGAGATAATGCGCAACGGTGAAAGTATCCGTGTACCCGATGAAGAAGCCATACAAGCGGCATCCACGAAGATACAGGAGATACGCCGCAAGTTCAACGAATGGTTGGATTACCAACCTATCGCCGTGCGTGATGAATTGGTACGCCTGTATAACGAACGCTTTAATTGCTACGTCCGTCCTCATTATGACGGTTCGGCACAGACATTCCCCAACCTCTCTTTTGAGCAGTTTCCATACGACGACCTCTATCCCTCACAAAAGGATGCAATCTGGATGATTAAGCAGAATGGCGGTGGCGTATGCTGGCACGAAGTTGGTGCAGGCAAAACAATGGTAATGTGTGTGGCGGCTTATGAAATGAAGCGTTTGGGCATGATACAGAAGCCGCTCATTATCGGCTTGAAAGCCAACGTACACGAGATTGCGGACTGTTTCCGCAAGGCATATCCGACCGCAAAACTTCTCTATCCGGGGAAAGAGGACTTCACACCTGCCAACCGACAGGAATTGTTCTCTAAGATCAAGAACAACAACTGGGATTGCATCATTCTCACGCACGACCAGTTTTCCAAGATACCGCAATCCGAGCAGACCATGCTGGAGATATGCGAGCAGGAACTTCAAGACGTGGAACGCTCTTTGGAAGTGTTGGAGGAAAGTGGTATGGCTGATAACAACAAAAGGTTACAGAAAGGTTTGGAGAAACGGCAGAAGAACCTCAATGCCAACTTGGAAGCCTTAAAAGAGAAACTTGGTGAGAAAAAGGATGATTGCGTTGATTTTCATGCTATGGGCATCGACCACATCTTCATTGACGAATCGCATTATCAGAACTTTTATAAGTTTCCTGTTAAATTACTTAATTATTTAGTAATCATTTATTTTGCACAGTAG
- a CDS encoding tyrosine-type recombinase/integrase, protein MDIFNLNEKVNGLVSYLQDTGYSAMYIDYVKKMAEWLSGNANHYKWQSLTDVEPTLKVLWSNKYTYRNKVRLLRVICQYIENGLLPDGRKHYSKPHHYELLCAEYKDVTDMAFNTVGRCCKFSTNVKYALSSFFFRLQEMGVYSLESITGNAVLEVFSKDGKPNMGHSLKYSVEYGLKACLPHYGKSVERIIAYLPAIPNMRKNIQYLTDQELTAIRHTLEYDGTISLQDKAIITLAMYTGLRGCDISALTLNSFDWEHDLIKITQVKTGQPLTLPLRAVVGNAVFDYLLKERPRSSEPYVFLTVHVPYRRLHTSNLDAICSKVMCKAGIRQGKNERKSLHLFRHNVATTLLQGGVQQPVISATLGHASPDSLDRYLSAEFKRLKECSLSIEHFPIGKGVFDV, encoded by the coding sequence ATGGACATATTTAATCTAAATGAAAAAGTCAATGGTCTTGTTTCTTATTTGCAAGACACCGGTTATTCAGCCATGTACATAGACTATGTGAAGAAAATGGCTGAGTGGCTATCAGGAAATGCTAACCATTACAAATGGCAGAGTCTCACCGACGTTGAACCGACACTAAAAGTATTGTGGTCCAACAAGTATACTTATAGGAACAAGGTACGCCTGTTACGTGTAATCTGCCAATATATCGAGAATGGATTATTACCCGATGGTCGTAAACACTATAGTAAACCGCACCACTACGAGTTGCTCTGCGCAGAATACAAGGATGTAACAGACATGGCTTTCAACACGGTAGGTAGATGTTGCAAATTTTCAACGAATGTGAAGTATGCACTATCTTCGTTCTTCTTCCGGCTACAGGAAATGGGAGTGTACTCATTAGAGTCAATAACAGGAAATGCGGTATTGGAAGTATTTTCCAAAGACGGAAAACCGAATATGGGCCATTCGCTCAAATATTCGGTGGAATATGGACTGAAAGCCTGTTTGCCCCACTATGGCAAATCCGTTGAACGTATAATCGCATATCTGCCGGCTATACCCAACATGCGGAAGAATATTCAATACCTTACGGATCAAGAGCTTACTGCTATCAGGCATACTTTAGAATACGATGGCACAATATCCCTACAGGACAAAGCCATCATAACCTTGGCCATGTACACGGGATTGCGTGGGTGTGATATCTCTGCACTCACGCTTAACAGTTTCGATTGGGAACACGACCTGATAAAAATCACTCAGGTAAAGACCGGACAGCCACTGACATTGCCACTCCGTGCCGTGGTAGGAAACGCTGTATTTGATTACCTGCTCAAAGAACGTCCCCGAAGTTCGGAACCATATGTTTTTCTCACAGTACACGTGCCATACAGAAGGCTTCATACAAGCAATCTCGATGCCATATGCTCAAAAGTCATGTGCAAAGCAGGAATAAGACAAGGTAAAAATGAGAGAAAAAGTCTGCACCTATTCCGCCATAATGTGGCGACGACTCTGTTGCAAGGCGGTGTGCAGCAACCTGTCATAAGTGCCACCCTCGGTCATGCGTCCCCAGATTCTCTTGACCGTTACCTTAGTGCGGAATTCAAGAGGCTGAAGGAATGTTCATTGAGTATAGAACACTTTCCCATAGGAAAGGGGGTGTTTGACGTATGA